The Hordeum vulgare subsp. vulgare chromosome 7H, MorexV3_pseudomolecules_assembly, whole genome shotgun sequence DNA window caacccaacagacactttcggagatacccgtagtgcacctttatagtcacccaattacgttgtgacgtttgatacacccaaagcactcctacggtatccgggagttgcacaatctcacggtcaaaggaaaagacacttgacattagaaaagctttagcagacgaacaacacgagctagtgctatgcataggattgggtcttgtccatcacatcattctcccaatgatgtgatcccgttatcaatgacatctaatgtccatgatcaggaaaccatgatcatctattgatcaatgagctatccaactagaggcttgctagggacacgttgtgatttatttattcacatatgtattactgtttcctcttaatacaattatagcatgaacaatagacgattatcatgaacaaggaaatatgataataaccattttattattgcctctagggcatatttccaacatctttgTCTATGTATTTGAAGGAGGGTAAGTCATTGGCAGCCGAACTATCATCGGTTAAAGAAAGAGAagaactcgcctcgcaagccaGAGTCCCTATGAGGTAACCAAAAGAAGAAGGTTTCGGcattggaggccagttcgggggctaccgAGGGAGTACGGGACTAGGGGGTCCTTGGACCGCCTGCCTATTCTCATGGGCCGGCCTACCGGGCCTCTTCGGCCATCATTAGAAGTATCagaatcaagatggactcttctgaAGACTTCGTGTACAATCCAAAGCGACGTAGTGATTGACATATTCCTTCCCTATTGTAACCgactttgtgtaaccctagcacccctggtatctatataggcGAGGGTGCCATTGTTCGTAGGatacattaagctcattacgattagggtttagaccacaacatacgatctcaaaatagatcaactatgtactctatagtactccatcatcaataccaacaagagaaggatgtagggttttacctccatcaagagggcccgaacctgcgtAAAACACCGTCTTCTTCGTCTCTTGTTAGCCATCAACTgtagatccacagttcggaccccctactcgagatcagccgaTTTGACACTGGGAAAGAGCACTTGGGAATTATCTGATGAATGAATGGTGGAGCACACGATGCTCGACTTTTAATGCGTAATGCAAGAAACTGGCTATTTGCCATGCCCACAAGTCCACCCGATGTTGAGTTCACAAACATGTTAGTCACTCTTTGGGCTGTCTAGAGTGCTCGTCGAATGCTATTCATGAAGACATGTTCCCAAGCCGAGCCGCCGTTCATGGTTTTGTGAATTCTTTCCTAGCAGAGATGGAGGTTTTGCATAAAACAGAGATCACACGGCCTGCTACAACGTTCATAAGTCCGAGACTGGTTGGAACCTCCTGATGAGGATGCAAAGGTCAATTTCGACGGAGCTACGCTGCGGAAAGGAGGATTCGGGGCGGTTGGTGTTGTTTGTGACGGTAAGGATGGTGTTTTGGGCTTCGGCGGTGGTCTTCTCCAACATCTATGATCCCCAAACCCTCGAAGCATTAGCGTGAAGCTCCGAAACTGGGGGAGGACCTATACATCCAACACATTTTCGTCGCTTCTGATTGCAAGGAGGTAGTAGAAGCAATCAGCAAGGGAAGTTCTTCATCATATGGGGCTATTTTCCATGAAATAACATCACGTGCATCGTCTTTTCTTTCTTGTAGTTTTAATCATGAGTCGAGAACCTTGAACTTCGATGCACACAACTTAGCAAAGCATGCTCTTATGCTTgggatatatattttttttgcaagaaCTCTTACGCTGAGAATTGGCTATCATGTTTGGTTAGATTTTTATTCATCCCTGTAAACATTATGATACATCAGTAAAACTTTGCAGGGATGTCTAAAAGATGTAACTGAAGAATAAAAATGCGAACCTCAAAACAGTGTCCGCTTCATCTTGGGCTTCACGGTACCTCAAAACGTTGTGCCATGCACGAACAGATTGGGGGTGCTTCCGAACATCCGATCAATCTAAAAGCATCCTGAACAAAAGCGTTAAATAAAATGCGCACGAAAAGCAATGATTTTAACGCGCGGGTGTTCGCGTGACGCGCTCCAGCGGACGCGGTAAAAGATGGCGCTTAAAAAAGCTGGGGCTTACCGGAAAAGCGGGGGCGCGCGTGGTAATTTTGACGCATATCGACGAGCGCGGCCAGCGCCACTCCACCGCTCTCCCTCGCCACACGTCCTCTCCCCGCTCTGCCTCATCACACGTCCTCTCCGCCGCTCTTCTTTACGCCTCATTGTCGTCACGCCATCATGCCGCCACGcctcgggctaccgcggcgtccgcgtgtgcccctccggcaccttcttcgtcgagatctgctccgacgaGATGCGCCTCGGCCTCGGCACATTCGACAATCCCGAAGACGGCGCCCGCGCGTACGACCCGATAGCGTGGCGCCTCCGACGACCTCGTAGGGAGATGAATTTCCTCGAGGTGATGACGCGGGAGTGGACGCAGCGGCTCACGCCTCCCTTGTGGCTTGTCACCGAAGAGGACCATCGCCAGAACCGGAGGCGGGAGCGTCGCCTCGGCATCGCTGAGATGGACGAGCATGCCATGACGGCGTGGCGCCAACAGTTCCCGCAAGACGTCCTCGACGAGCGCGCATTCTTCACGCAAAAGAGGGCGGAGCGAGCCCTCTATCGGGAGGACATGCGTATGCGAAAGCAGGCCACGTTCTTCAACATCGAGCTCAAAGAAGCGTCGACTTGGGACCTCGATGATGAGCGGTTGGCTCACGCCTCCATCGCGACGGAGGAGTGGGACACCAACGAGTCggaggaagacgacgaggagTAGTTTTAATCATTTTTTATTATGTATGAACTATATTTTTATCTATGAACTATCGATGAAGACTGGTTTTTATCTATAATGAACTATGGTTGAAATATGAGCGGCACGCTGTATTTTTAACGCGCCTGCTGAAATGATACAGCGACGCGTTAAAATTTGTAGTGTTTGTTGAAGCAACTGTCTACTCGGACGTAAAATAAATCTTTACGTGTGTTGTAAATTTTTTTTTGCGCACGAAACTCCGAAAAGATTGTCCGCTTCATCTTGGTCTTCACAATGCCTCAAAACATTGCGCCATGGACCAACAGATTTGGGGTTGCTTCCGAACATCCGATCAATCTAAAAACCCCGAAAAGAGAGCGAATCCCGCGTATGCCTTGCTTTGGCGATACGTAGCCGACCGAGGAGGCAACGACACTGGATTAGATTCCGGAAATGGGTAAAGAAGACACTAATATGCCCCCAGCAAAGCAAAAGCTCAGAGGCTCAAAgcgaaaagtaaaagaaaaaaaaagcctaACCACAAGCGAGCTAACAACCATCACTCTTTAGCTTTTTCTCCATTGttgaggcaaagatagaagctagCTCCTCTCAGTATCCTCGCCATCCCAAATCTGCGCTGCGTCACTCAACTCCAGTCAGATGGCGATGCGTCTCCGCTTCCATGCGTTGGCGATCCTTCTGGTCATCTCGGCACGACATCCCTCCGTCGCCGGCGGGCTCTGCCGCGACAGCTGCGGCGACGTCCCGGTGCGCTACCCGCTGGGCATCGACGACGGGTGCGGCAGCCCGTACTACCGCAACATGCTGACCTGCGCCGACAACACCACGCTCCGCCTTCGCACCCCGTCCGGCACGTACCCGGTGTCCGGCGCCGACTACGCGGACCCGCACCTGGTGGTGACGGACCCGTCCATGTGGACGTGCGCGCGGCCCTTCACCTCCATCCACGCCGCGCCCTTCAGCCTGGACACCAGCACCCGCTTCTCGCTGTCCCCGAGGAACGACCACCTCTTCTTCAACTGCGACGAGGACCGCGTCATCGTGGCGCCGCGGCCGGCGATCTGCGACCGGTACCCGGACCGGTGCGACTCGGCGTGCGACAGCGCCGGGTACCTCTGCCGGAACCTGCCGGGCTGCCGCGGCGCGCTGGAGGAAGGGAACATGAGCTGCTGCGCGTACCGGCCACGCGCGGCGGAGTCGCTCAGGACCATGCTGCGGCACTGCGAGGCCTACACCACCGTGTACTGGCGCGCGATGGGCGACAAGTTCCCGCCCTACGACCAGGAGCCGGACTACGGGGTCCGGGTGGACTTCGAGATCCCCGTCACCACGCGATGCCTGCAGTGCCAGGACCGTCGCCGCGGCGCCAACGGCACCTGCGGCTTCGACCCCGTAACCAGGGACTTCGTCTGCATCTGCGACGGCGGCCGGAACTCCACCACGGACTGTGCAGGTGCGCTCTCTTTGCCTCTGCTCTGGCTCTCGGTTTTGTTTGGTAGCTGCATTGGGAGACGTTCAAGTAAAAGACATAGGATTTGATGAGACTTCAGACGTTCAATGCCAAAATTATGCATGCCAAACCCCACCATTTGATGGGGCATACGAGTCTGATCAATTGATCATGTTTTTTTACACAGATGGTCGCGTGACAGGGCATGGAGCATCAGCCGGAGTGGTAGCTGGTGCGAACTGTGAACTACTACTCAAAACCTCACCCACAAACTTTCGATTATTTGAAGAAACAATGTCGTTAATTCTGGCCATTTCTTCATGCAGCAACCGTCGTGTTCTCAGTTTCGGCAGCTATCGGCATTGGGGGGCTCGTGATGTACATACGCAAGTTGAGATCCAGCAAAGTGGTCACCTGCGGCGTCCAGAGTAACGAAAATAGATTCTTCTAAGCCGACCGCAAAGAATTCCCATGAACAATCTTCCGCATGTGCAAAGAAGAAAGGACCCACGTACGTCAGATGGACAGAGTCCCGGTGTGTATACAACACGAAGCCATGAGATATTTTTATTGGTAGTTTTGGGCGATATGTATACATATATGATGGGCATGTGAACCATACTACATTTCAAACATAACGAGGGCGGCATACTCAGTTGAACGAAAGATAGCCGAATTTACGTTTTGTGGTAGCTTGCAGTTATTTGTAATTAGCGAGACGTTTGTGGTGACtttgctaattcattttctagcaCTACAACTCTAGTCTCTTGTGGGCGGTCATGCTTGTGCATAAAGTAGTCTTTGGAAGAGACTGTCTGCTTCCTAGGGTTTCCTGCGCTCGTGCAACGGCGACTTAGGGTTTCTGGACTTCGTTGAGATCTCGATCGCGGTCGTTTTCTCTGGTTTCTTCCATCATTCCACTCACATTCGACTCCTCTCTCTGCCTGCTACCACTCCTTGTCATTCCATTGCCTGGATTCGGGGCGATCACGGGGTTCTCGTGTAGAACTGCCTGCCCTTGGTCTTCGGTTGTGGTTTTGGCGATAATGGCGACAGGTAGTCAGGGGAAGGGACCGATCAGGGATGAGGTGGGGAAGGTTAATGTGCCCCTCACTGGGTCGGATGTTGCTGCGGATTCTCTCAGATCTGCGGCGGCAAACAAGGGCGCCGTCCGCGCAGGCCATGGTGCCGAATCTTCGGCGACGGGTGACGGAGTGGAGAATCTCATGGCCCGCCTGCGTCTTACAACGGCGGAGGCCACGGCTGTGGTcattgatgatgttgatgatctaGAATTGGTTGATCCCAACCGGGCTTTTGTTGGCAAGGTGTTGTCTCCTAATGTTCTGCACATTGAGACGATCAAGTCGGCGATGAGGCCGGCCTGGGGTAACCCTAGAGGATTGAGCTTCAATCCAGCGGGGGACAATCTGTTCGTCGTTGAATTCGGATCACAGGCTGATCATGATAGAGTTATGGAGGGTTCACCGTGGAGAGTAGGTAAACATGCAGTATTGCTCAAGTACTTTGATGCTGATATATCCCCTGTGGATGTGGTGTTTGATCTTTTGGCCATCTGGGCTCAGATCACCAAGTTGCCGACGAGGCTTATGAGAGCTTCTCGGGGTATTGAGATCGCTAAGCCCATTCGTAATGTTATCAAGGTTGAGGCTGATGATTTGGGACGTTGTTGGGGTCCTTATATGCGAATCCGGGTGGAGGTGGATGTCTAGAAGCCCCTTCTTCGTTGTGTCACTGTGACCTCGAGTAGATTGCAGTCCAGCGCTACCTATGAGGTACAATATGAACGTCTTCCGCTATATTGTTTCTCTTGTGGATTGCTGGGCCATTCTGCTCTGGGGTGTGCTAACCCAGCTGAGCGTGATGAGAATGGGGTTCTTCCATACACGGCGAAACGTATTTCTGTGGATGATGGGTTGAAGGCGTCATGAGGATCAAATTCGGGATCATTTGCATCACCAGGGGGTAGCCATGTTCCCGGGTCACATGGCTCCGCTGGCTCGTCTGCTAGAGGAGGACGAGATGGAGGAAGAGGGGCAGGCAAAGGTCTGCGTGATGCTCAGGAAGTGTTTTCTTCTCAGAGGGGAGGGACCGGAAGAGGCCGGGGCCGGGTTGCCCGGGGTCGGGGGAGAGGGGCGGTGGAATGCCGTGACCTACCACTGACAAAACCGACAAAGAATACCGTGGGTCTTAAGAGGAAAGCAGCTAAAGTTCAGCCTACGACACCACTGCTTCTAGAGGACAATCCGGAGCGGGCGGTCGTCTTGGTGGGTACCTCTGCGTCTGCTCTTGCGGAAGGAGAGGATGATATTTGCAATGATTCAAACAAGAAGGTCCGGACTACTATTGATGGATCGGCAGATCAGGCGGCGACTGCATCGCAGTCCCGCCAGACGCAATGAGTATTATGTGCTGGAACTGTCGTGGGTTAGGGTCTAACGCGACAGTGGGTGAACTTCGCTGGTTGGTGAAGATGTACAGACCCGGTATCCTATTCTTGTCTGAGACGAAGATGCGGGATGCCAGAGCTAGGAATTTCATGTGGTCTTTGGGCTACACGGGGTCCTATGCTGTCAGTTGCGAGGGCCGGAGTGGCAGCCTTGCGCTCTTTTGGAAGCTGCCTTTCATAGTGTCTCCGCAGGGAGCTAATTCACACTTCATCGATGTGATGATCTCCTCTGCTGAGTCCGACGTGTGGCGTGCTACCTTTGTGTATGGGGAACCAAGACGTGAGTTGCGCCATTTCTTCTGGGACACTCTCGCTCGGCTGCGTCGGGAGTGGAATGGCCCCTGGTTATGTTGTGGGGATTTCAATGAAGTGTTACTCCAGGAGGAACATTTTGGCTCCATGGACAGGTCGGAGGTTCAAATGGCCCTATTTCAGAATTGTCTGGATATCTGCAACCTTTCTGATCTTGGCTATGTGAGTCCGAAGTTCACATGGTCAAATAAACAAGATGCTCAATGTAATGTTTGGGTTCGTCTTGATCGTGGAGTGGCGAATGTCGCCTTTTCGGAGCTGTTTTCGGAGTGTTCAGTGCAGAATGTTATTACTTCTTCATCGGACCATTATGCTCTCCATTTTGCCCTGACAAGATTTCCGTTGGGTGGGGAGGGGCCTTCGGTTCAGCAGGGGTTTCAGTATGAAGCTGCTTGGCGGCGGGCTGACGATTATCATGTTGTGGTTGATGCTGCTTGGGACGGCCACCGAGTGGGTGCAAATCCGATTCATTCGGCATGGACAAACTTGAATCAGATGGCGGGCAAGTTGAGGGTTTGGAGCAGAGCGTCTTTTGGGTCGGTTAGCCGCGAGATCAAACGATTGGAACGTGCCCTGTTCAATCTACGACGCGCTCCTAGTTGTGGGAGTAATATGCTGGAGGAGAAGCGGTTGGAGCGCCAGCTTTGCGAGCTGTTTGAACGTGAAGAGATTATGGCCAAGCAGCGTTCGCGGGTGGAGTGGCTTCGTGCAGGTGATTGAAATACGACTTTCTTCCATTCCAAGGCTACATCTCGCAGGAAAACCAACCGGATTTTGGCACTGTCAAGGGAAGATGGTTCGGTCTGTACAAGCCCAATAGAAATCAAGGGAATGGTACACAATTGGTGTGAGAATCTGTTCACTGCTGAACCCATTGCTTCCATGGAGGCTGTCTTGGAGGCCATTCCGGCTTGAGTTGATGATGCAATGAACAATGAACTGTGCAAAGTCTACTCTAATGAGGAGATCAAGGTGGCGCTGTTTCAAATGGGTCCAACTAAAGCTCCGGGTCCTGATGGCTTTCCAGCTATGTTTTACCAGGTTCATTGGGAACTTCTGAAGGATATGGTGTGTGATGCTGTTCGTAGTTTTCTGGGAGGAGATGAAATCCCCGAGGGGTTCTGTGACTCTATCATTGTCTTAATTCCTAAGGTGTCTAATGCCAAACACTTGTCTAAATTTAGACCAATAAGTTTGTGTAATGTCCTTTACAAGATTGCCTCCAAAGTTGTCACTAACAGGTTGAAGCTTGTGTTACCGGATGTTATCTCGGAGTTTCAAAGTGCTTTTGTCCCGGGGAGGATGATCACTGATAGTGCTCTCATTGCTTATGAGTGCTTACATACTATTCACCGTCAGAATGGTAAACAACCTTTCTTTGCTCTTAAACTTGACATGATGGAAGCATACGACCGCATCGAGTGGGAGTATCTCCATGCTTGTTTGATTAAGTTGGGTTTTGCTGATATTTGGGTTAATTCCGTTATGCGGTGTGTTACCTCAGCTAGATATGCAGTCAGGGTGAATGGAGAACTGACTTCTCATGTGGTTCCTTCGAGGGGGATTCGTCAAGGGGATCCTATTAGTCCATATCTGTTTGTTTTGTGTACTGAAGGGCTATCATGTTTAATGCAGAAGAAGGAGGGGCTTGGTGAGCTACAAGGAATTCGCAATGGTCGACAAGGCCACTCTATTTCACACCTACTTTTCGCTGATGATAGTATCTTCTTTGCTTGAAGTGACCATAGGATAGTGGAGGCCCTTAAATCAGTCGTCAATTTGTACTGTCAGGCTTCTCGTCAGAAGGTGAATTTGGAGAAGTCTTCCATTTTCTTTGGTAATAGTTGCCCGCCTGCAATCAAATCTGAAGTGATGCACCAGTTGGAGGTAACAAACGAAGGTATGCAGGATTATTATCTTGGGATGCCAACTGCTGTGGCTAGGGCGGCCACAACGTCCTTCAATTTTTTGACTGATCGGGTCTGGCGGAGTGTTACTAGCAATACAGGACGACCGCTTTCTTGAGCTGGAAAAGAGACATGGCTTAAGGCCGTCGTGCAGGCGATACCTAACTATATCATGAGCTGTTTTCAGGTTCCTGTTACGACATGTGATAAGATGGTTGGCAGTATTGCGGATCACTGGTGGGGTTTTGAGGATGGACGTAAAAAAATGCATTGGAAGTCTTGGGAGTGGCTTTCATCACCCAAAGCTCTTGGTGGTTTAGGCTTCCGGGACTTTGTGATCTTTAACCAAGCGATGCTTGGGAAACAAGCCTGGAGGTTAGCTACTGATCCCACCTCGTTGTGTGCTCGGGTTCTCAAGGGCCGCTATTACCCGGATGCTGATTTTCTGTCTACGGGGAAACCGAGATCATCTTCGTTCACTTGGCGATCCATTCTTTTTGGGCGACAGTTGCTTAACGCTGGTATGAGATGGAGTATTGGAAATGGGGAGAACGTCTCTATTATGAGAGATAATTGGATTCCGGGATTCCAACAGGGTACTAGAAACTCGTTGTTTCCCATTCCTGATACTGCCAAGGTTTGTTATCTTATGAATGATGAGGGGAATGCTTGGGAAGAAGACACTGTCCGGGGGTTTTTTCATGGCGATTTGGCTGAGTCTATATTGCAGCTCCCTATCAGTCGCCGTGGGGGagaggacttcatttcttggccgcATGATCGTTGTGGTCAATACGCTGTACGTTCTACATACAATTTGGCTCGCATGGCTAGCTTCTTCTCAACACATCACACTGCAGGAAGGGGGTCAGGATCGGATGTGGAGAAGAGATGGAAAACACTCTGGTCCATTGTGGCGCCTGGCAAAATGAAAGTTGTCCTTTGGCGAATGGCCCACGATTGTTTACCAACTGGATATCAATTGGTTCATCGTCATATTCTAGCGGATGATCGTTGTATTTTCTGTGGTGACACCGAGGGTTGAACATGTGTTCTTGTTCTGTCCATTTGCAAGAAGGATCTGGGAAGGAGTTAAATCGGTATACCCCCTTCATCTTCTCAGGAAGGACTTGCACAATATGAAACAATGGTTATTCGAGTTCATCAACCGTGAGCCATAGCTTCATTCCATGGTTCTTGCTGTTACCGCTTGGCATATTTGGGAAGCCCGCAATGACTGTCGCAATAATGAGGGGCAGCTCAGTGTATCAAGGGTAGTGGCTCGCGTGTTGGCTTCTGTTGATATGATTGTGCAGCATCTGTGGAAAGATTCAGCACCCCAGGCACAATCGATGGTTACTGCTCCACAGCGCTGGCCTACACCCCCATGGGCTATGTTTGTGTTAATGTCGATGCAACTCTCTTCTCGTTGTTTCCCATTCCTGATACTGCCAAGGTTTGTTATCTTATGAATGATGAGGGGAATACTTGGGAAGAAGACACTGTCCGGGGGTTTTTTCATGGCGATTTGGCTGAGTCTATATTGCAGCTCCCTATCAGTCGCCGTGGGGGagaggacttcatttcttggccgcATGATCGTTGTGGTCAATACGCTATACGTTCTACATACAATTTGGCTCGCATGGCTAGCTTCTTCTCAACACATCACACTGCAGGAAGGGGGTCAGGATCGGATGTGGAGAAGAGATGGAAAACACTCTGGTCCATTGTGGCGCCTGGCAAAATGAAAGTTGTCCTTTGGCGAATGGCCCACGATTGTTTACCAACTGGATATCAATTGGTTCATCGTCATATTCTAGCGGATGATCGTTGTATTTTCTGTGGTGACACCGAGAGGGTTGAACATGTGTTCTTGTTATGTCCATTTGCAAGAAGGATCTGGGAAGGAGTTAAATCGGTATACCCCCTTCATCTTCTCAGGAAGGACTTGCACAATATGAAACAATGGTTATTCGAGTTCATCAACCGTGAGCCATAGCTTCATTCCATGGTTCTTGCTGTTACCGCTTGGCATATTTGGGAAGCCCGCAATGACTATCGCAATAATGAGGGGCAGCTCAGTGTACCAAGGGTAGTGCCTCGCGTGTTGGCTTCTGTTGATATGATTGTGCAGCATCTGTGGAAAGATTCAGCACCCCAGGCACAATCGATGGTTACTGCTCCACAGCGCTGGCCTACACCCCCATGGGCTATGTTTGTGTTAATGTCGATGCAGCTCTCTTCTCGTTGTTTCCCATTCCTGATACTGCCAAGGTTTGTTATCTTATGAATGATGAGGGGAACGCTTGGGAAGAAGACACTGTCCGGGGTTTTTTTCATGGCGATTTGGCCGAGTCTATATTGCAGCTCCCTATCAGTCGCTG harbors:
- the LOC123409884 gene encoding uncharacterized protein LOC123409884, with translation MAMRLRFHALAILLVISARHPSVAGGLCRDSCGDVPVRYPLGIDDGCGSPYYRNMLTCADNTTLRLRTPSGTYPVSGADYADPHLVVTDPSMWTCARPFTSIHAAPFSLDTSTRFSLSPRNDHLFFNCDEDRVIVAPRPAICDRYPDRCDSACDSAGYLCRNLPGCRGALEEGNMSCCAYRPRAAESLRTMLRHCEAYTTVYWRAMGDKFPPYDQEPDYGVRVDFEIPVTTRCLQCQDRRRGANGTCGFDPVTRDFVCICDGGRNSTTDCADGRVTGHGASAGVVAATVVFSVSAAIGIGGLVMYIRKLRSSKVVTCGVQSNENRFF
- the LOC123409119 gene encoding uncharacterized protein LOC123409119, whose product is MRLGLGTFDNPEDGARAYDPIAWRLRRPRREMNFLEVMTREWTQRLTPPLWLVTEEDHRQNRRRERRLGIAEMDEHAMTAWRQQFPQDVLDERAFFTQKRAERALYREDMRMRKQATFFNIELKEASTWDLDDERLAHASIATEEWDTNESEEDDEE